Proteins from a genomic interval of Candidatus Limnocylindrales bacterium:
- the trmB gene encoding tRNA (guanosine(46)-N7)-methyltransferase TrmB, translating to MEELELDLTKLPQPLEWESLFGNTNPVEIEIGFGKGRFLLRSAWENPGKNYLGIERSRKCFRITRERILKRGLKNIRLVMALAEEFIPRFIPDNSISAYHIYFPDPWPKRRHAKRRLFKENFVIQLERTLVPGGRLNIATDVESYYQVILDLITRYTQLSPVDHSWPFTTADTSQAEENPLRVLEKEGLSNYEIKYRKEGRKIYYGSFEKGLDKNYSQRIQKKT from the coding sequence ATGGAAGAATTGGAGCTTGATCTTACCAAACTCCCACAGCCTCTGGAATGGGAGAGTCTTTTTGGGAATACCAATCCTGTGGAAATCGAAATCGGGTTTGGCAAAGGCCGATTTTTGCTCAGGTCTGCCTGGGAAAACCCCGGGAAAAATTATTTAGGTATCGAAAGATCTCGTAAATGTTTTCGAATTACCCGTGAGCGTATCCTAAAACGGGGGCTGAAAAATATCCGACTGGTTATGGCCCTTGCTGAGGAATTTATTCCTCGATTTATCCCGGATAACTCCATATCTGCCTATCACATTTATTTTCCGGATCCCTGGCCAAAGCGAAGGCATGCCAAAAGGCGGCTCTTCAAAGAAAATTTTGTGATTCAGTTGGAACGTACGTTGGTTCCAGGAGGTCGGTTAAATATAGCTACCGATGTTGAGAGCTATTATCAGGTCATCCTGGATCTGATAACCCGGTATACCCAATTGTCTCCGGTCGATCATTCCTGGCCCTTTACAACAGCCGATACGTCACAGGCTGAGGAAAACCCTCTGAGGGTTTTAGAAAAAGAAGGTCTTAGTAACTACGAAATCAAGTATCGGAAAGAAGGTCGGAAGATTTACTATGGGAGTTTTGAGAAGGGGTTGGATAAAAATTATTCTCAACGTATCCAGAAGAAAACATGA
- a CDS encoding UbiX family flavin prenyltransferase, translated as MKRRIIVGITGASGVIYGIRLLEILRQQPKLEVHLIISKEGERRIEQETDWEVEKVKALAHVFHNNQDIGASIASGSFRTLGMILVPCSRDTLFTIANCLSDTLISRAADVVLKEKRKLALLIQETPLSPDYLKDLLAVVEMGALVFFPAPAFYTQPRTIEDVVNQTLGRVLDYFEIDYPLLPRWKEKSPKARKRGLKKEDGRIGA; from the coding sequence ATGAAAAGAAGAATCATTGTCGGTATTACAGGAGCTTCGGGAGTTATTTATGGAATTCGTCTCCTTGAAATTCTTCGACAGCAGCCGAAGCTAGAGGTTCACCTGATCATTTCCAAAGAAGGGGAGCGACGGATTGAACAGGAAACCGACTGGGAAGTTGAGAAGGTCAAAGCCCTGGCCCATGTTTTTCATAATAATCAGGATATCGGGGCCAGTATTGCCAGTGGATCTTTTCGAACCCTCGGCATGATTCTGGTTCCCTGCTCCAGAGATACTCTGTTTACCATCGCCAACTGCCTATCTGATACCCTTATTTCCCGAGCTGCCGATGTAGTTTTAAAGGAAAAGCGAAAACTGGCCTTGCTCATCCAGGAAACCCCTCTCTCGCCCGATTACCTGAAGGATCTGCTGGCCGTGGTTGAAATGGGGGCTTTAGTATTTTTCCCGGCTCCGGCTTTTTATACACAACCAAGAACCATCGAAGACGTTGTCAATCAAACTTTGGGGAGGGTTCTGGATTATTTTGAAATAGACTATCCTCTTTTGCCGAGATGGAAAGAGAAATCTCCAAAAGCACGAAAGAGAGGTTTGAAGAAAGAAGATGGAAGAATTGGAGCTTGA